A single genomic interval of Phocoena sinus isolate mPhoSin1 chromosome 15, mPhoSin1.pri, whole genome shotgun sequence harbors:
- the FOXA2 gene encoding hepatocyte nuclear factor 3-beta, with protein MHSASSMLGAVKMEGHEPSDWSSYYAEPEGYSSVSNMNAGLGMNGMNTYMSMSAAAMGSGSGNMSAGSMNMSSYVGAGMSPSLAGMSPGAGAMAGMGGSAGSAGVAGMGPHLSPSLSPLGGQAAGAMGGLAPYANMNSMSPMYGQAGLSRARDPKTYRRSYTHAKPPYSYISLITMAIQQSPNKMLTLSEIYQWIMDLFPFYRQNQQRWQNSIRHSLSFNDCFLKVPRSPDKPGKGSFWTLHPDSGNMFENGCYLRRQKRFKCEKQLALKEAAGAAGGGKKAAAGAQASQGQLGEAAGPVSETPAGTESPHSSASPCQEHKRGGLGELKGTPAAALSPAEPAPSPGQQQAAAHLLGPPHHPGLPPETHLKPEHHYAFNHPFSINNLMSSEQQHHHSHHHHQPHKMDLKAYEQVMHYPGYGSPMPGSLAMGPVTNKAGLDASTLAPDTSYYQGVYSRPIMNSS; from the exons ATGCACTCGGCTTCCAGTATGCTGGGAGCGGTGAAGATGGAAGGGCACGAGCCGTCCGACTGGAGCAGCTACTATGCCGAGCCCGAG GGCTACTCCTCGGTGAGCAACATGAACGCCGGCCTGGGGATGAACGGCATGAACACGTACATGAGCATGTCGGCGGCCGCCATGGGCAGCGGCTCGGGCAACATGAGCGCCGGCTCCATGAACATGTCGTCGTACGTGGGCGCCGGCATGAGCCCGTCCCTGGCCGGCATGTCCCCTGGGGCGGGCGCCATGGCCGGCATGGGCGGCTCGGCCGGGTCGGCCGGCGTGGCTGGCATGGGGCCGCACCTGAGCCCGAGCCTGAGCCCGCTCGGGGGGCAGGCGGCCGGGGCCATGGGCGGCCTGGCACCCTACGCGAACATGAACTCCATGAGCCCCATGTACGGGCAGGCGGGTCTGAGCCGCGCGCGCGACCCCAAGACGTACCGGCGCAGCTACACGCACGCCAAGCCGCCCTACTCGTACATTTCGCTCATCACCATGGCCATTCAGCAGAGCCCCAACAAGATGCTGACGCTGAGCGAGATCTACCAGTGGATCATGGACCTCTTCCCCTTCTACCGGCAGAACCAGCAGCGCTGGCAGAACTCCATCCGCCACTCGCTGTCCTTCAACGACTGCTTTCTCAAGGTGCCCCGCTCGCCCGACAAGCCCGGCAAGGGCTCCTTCTGGACTCTGCACCCCGACTCGGGCAACATGTTCGAGAATGGCTGCTACCTGCGCCGCCAGAAGCGCTTCAAGTGCGAGAAGCAGCTGGCCCTGAAGGAGGCCGCGGGCGCCGCGGGCGGCGGTAAGAAGGCGGCCGCCGGGGCCCAGGCCTCGCAGGGTCAGCTCGGGGAGGCCGCCGGGCCGGTCTCCGAGACTCCGGCGGGCACCGAATCGCCCCACTCGAGCGCCTCCCCGTGCCAGGAGCACAAGCGAGGGGGCCTCGGGGAGCTGAAGGGGACGCCGGCCGCGGCGTTGAGCCCCGCGGAGCCGGCGCCCTCGCCAGGGCAGCAGCAGGCCGCGGCCCACCTGCTGGGCCCGCCGCATCACCCGGGCCTGCCGCCAGAGACCCACCTGAAGCCGGAGCACCACTACGCCTTCAACCACCCCTTCTCCATCAACAACCTCATGTCCTCGGAGCAGCAGCACCaccacagccatcaccaccaccagccccacAAAATGGACCTCAAGGCCTACGAACAGGTGATGCACTACCCCGGCTACGGGTCCCCCATGCCGGGAAGCCTGGCCATGGGCCCGGTCACGAACAAAGCGGGCCTGGACGCCTCGACCCTGGCCCCAGACACCTCCTACTACCAGGGAGTGTACTCCAGGCCCATTATGAACTCCTCTTAA